A genome region from Erigeron canadensis isolate Cc75 chromosome 3, C_canadensis_v1, whole genome shotgun sequence includes the following:
- the LOC122591460 gene encoding protein GLUTAMINE DUMPER 3-like yields MKATASTTPSPEAAFQPSIWHSPVPYLMGGLAATLGLIAFALLFLACSSFNLADDIIENATNEGLDLEAGDSKPDKYVMDANKNVFEEKYLVIMAGEATPTYLATPVLTESAFVNQKPLEMVEEKDKEGSVG; encoded by the coding sequence ATGAAAGCAACTGCTTCAACCACTCCATCACCGGAGGCGGCTTTCCAACCGTCTATATGGCATTCACCGGTTCCATACTTAATGGGAGGCCTTGCTGCCACATTGGGTCTCATTGCTTTTGCTCTTTTGTTTCTTGCTTGCTCTTCTTTCAATCTTGCTGATGACATTATTGAGAATGCAACCAACGAAGGTTTAGACCTTGAGGCTGGAGATTCGAAACCCGACAAATATGTAATGGATGctaataaaaatgtttttgaagAAAAGTATTTAGTCATAATGGCGGGAGAGGCGACTCCAACGTATTTGGCTACACCCGTTTTGACAGAGTCAGCGTTTGTAAACCAGAAACCGTTGGAAATGGTGGAGGAAAAAGACAAGGAGGGTAGCGTTGGCTGA
- the LOC122594337 gene encoding protein GLUTAMINE DUMPER 5-like yields the protein MTLQSPSLMAPTSPVIVHQSPWHSPVPYLFGGLAAVLSLIAFALVVLACSYSKHSRDHDNDAEGEQDLEAGGFKPNYIEKDLSRVFEENYLVIMAGQANPTFLATPVSSRPISFCSCSCRGNSLEESVASEFEKMKKEKQGSDDQLQA from the coding sequence ATGACTCTACAATCACCTTCTCTAATGGCCCCTACATCACCTGTGATTGTTCACCAATCACCATGGCACTCACCGGTGCCATACCTCTTCGGTGGCCTTGCTGCCGTGCTAAGTCTCATTGCTTTTGCACTTGTAGTCCTGGCTTGCTCCTACTCCAAACATTCCCGTGACCACGATAATGATGCCGAAGGTGAACAAGACCTTGAAGCTGGAGGGTTTAAACCCAACTATATTGAAAAAGATTTATCTCGTGTATTTGAAGAGAATTATTTAGTAATCATGGCAGGACAAGCAAATCCAACGTTTTTAGCAACACCCGTTTCAAGTAGACCAATATCGTTTTGCAGTTGTAGTTGTCGGGGTAACTCGTTGGAGGAATCGGTAGCCTCGGAATTTgagaaaatgaagaaagaaaaacaaggaAGTGATGATCAGCTACAAGCTTGA
- the LOC122594461 gene encoding protein GLUTAMINE DUMPER 3-like produces MKGTASTSLSPWHSPMPYFLGGLAAILGLIAFALLILACSYFNFADDIENASNGRQVNLEAGNSKLNNHNKKFPTYLEEKYLVIMAGQAAPTFLATPISSKELLSSGNSKEGSSISNIEIMVEKGKERNYNHV; encoded by the coding sequence ATGAAAGGAACTGCTTCAACGTCTCTTTCGCCGTGGCACTCACCGATGCCATACTTTTTGGGAGGCCTAGCTGCAATACTTGGTCTCATTGCTTTTGCTCTCTTGATACTAGCTTGCTCATACTTCAATTTTGCTGATGACATCGAGAACGCGTCTAACGGTCGACAGGTAAACCTTGAAGCTGGAAATTCCAAACTCAACAATCAcaacaagaagtttccaacaTATTTGGAAGAGAAGTATCTAGTAATCATGGCAGGACAAGCGGCACCAACGTTTTTGGCAACACCCATTTCGAGCAAAGAGTTGTTGTCTAGTGGAAATTCTAAGGAGGGATCGTCTATTTCCAACATAGAAATTATGGTGGAGAAGGGGAAAGAAAGGAACTATAATCACGTATAA
- the LOC122594027 gene encoding protein GLUTAMINE DUMPER 2-like — MTLQSFIAPSSPVIVHKTSPWHSPVPYLFGGLAAMLSLIAFALLILACSYSKHNNRENNEEGERDLEAGNMKPDSNNDKELPHVFEEKYLVIMAGQANPTFLATPVSSRPTLVYSCSCQRNVSENSSTCEENEKDKEGDQLQVRSNMGDHDTSDRLA, encoded by the coding sequence ATGACTTTACAATCTTTCATCGCTCCCTCATCTCCGGTAATTGTTCACAAGACGTCACCATGGCACTCGCCGGTTCCGTACCTTTTTGGTGGACTTGCTGCCATGCTAAGTCTCATTGCTTTTGCTCTCTTGATTCTTGCTTGCTCATACTCCAAGCACAACAACCGTGAAAACAACGAAGAAGGCGAACGAGACCTTGAGGCTGGAAACATGAAACCGGATAGTAATAATGACAAGGAATTACCACATGTTTTTGAAGAAAAGTATTTGGTAATCATGGCAGGACAAGCGAACCCGACTTTTTTAGCAACACCTGTTTCGAGTAGACCCACGTTGGTTTATAGTTGTAGTTGCCAGAGGAACGTGTCGGAGAATTCTTCGACTTGTGAGGAGAATGAGAAAGACAAAGAGGGTGATCAGCTACAAGTAAGGAGCAATATGGGTGACCATGATACTTCAGATCGGCTAGCTTGA
- the LOC122591461 gene encoding uncharacterized protein LOC122591461: protein MQNAYFKDKDKLKNVANNPHAAKTTLTEWLLNNRYDARGRHLCYIDYILEYRWDASYKCWIRKSFRTKPATGRLIYVHPTCGQLFYLLMLLTHQRGCQTFKDIRRVNGQACTTYRDACEKLGLLQDDNEWSTAINETAFWATASELRTLFTHMLLYCEVSSPEKNYDRHTLGTEHASLKQRLNNEQLQIYDYVTISLETNKQVLAFVYGHGGTGKTFLWTTIISGLRSHGRIVLAVAASGIASLLLPSGKTAHSRFKIPLDLTDDSTCNVKKNTHLAQLLIETSLIIWDEALMSDRKCLESLDRTLNDLNNDDRPFGGKSKLLGGDIRQALPVKCNVSKEAILASSLPRSYLWNTFQVFKLTENMRLQRPDLDQRQIAEIYNFSSWLLAIGDGNLGTPDKNDPQNTKTIEIPSNYIIPFLEKALTDLIHFIYDDDTL, encoded by the exons ATGCAAAACGCTTATTTCAAAGACAAAGATAAGCTGAAAAACGTGGCCAACAATCCCCATGCAGCGAAGACAACTCTCACTGAATGGCTTCTTAATAACCGCTACGATGCGAGAGGCAGACACCTGTGCTATATTGATTACATTTTAGAATATCGATGGGATGCCTCTTACAAATGTTGGATTCGCAAATCATTCAGAACAAAACCTGCCACAGGAAGACTCATTTACGTACATCCAACATGTGGTCAACTATTTTACTTACTGATGCTTTTAACACATCAGCGAGGATGTCAGACATTTAAAGACATTCGTAGAGTAAATGGACAGGCATGCACTACCTACCGGGACGCTTGTGAGAAACTAGGATTATTACAAGACGATAATGAGTGGTCCACTGCTATTAATGAGACTGCCTTTTGGGCAACAGCATCAGAATTGCGGACTTTGTTTACTCACATGCTATTATATTGTGAGGTTTCAAGCCCGG AGAAAAACTACGATAGGCACACTCTTGGAACTGAACATGCATCATTGAAACAACGCTTGAACAATGAACAATTGCAAATTTATGATTACGTTACAATAAGTTTAGAGACTAATAAGCAGGTCCTAGCTTTTGTATATGGACATGGCGGAACTGGAAAAACATTTTTGTGGACAACAATAATTTCAGGTTTACGCTCTCATGGGAGAATTGTTTTAGCTGTTGCAGCTTCTGGAATAGCATCCTTACTACTCCCGTCTGGTAAAACTGCACATTCAAGGTTCAAAATTCCTCTAGACCTAACTGATGATTCTACTTGCAATGTCAAGAAAAACACACATCTGGCACAATTACTTATTGAAACTTCACTTATTATTTGGGATGAAGCCCTGATGAGTGATAGAAAATGCCTCGAATCATTAGATAGGACTTTGAATGACCTGAACAACGACGATAGACCTTTTGGTGGTAAATCTAAACTATTAGGAGGTGATATCAGGCAGGCACTACCAGTGAAATGCAACGTCTCAAAAGAAGCCATCTTAGCGTCATCATTACCTAGATCCTACTTATGGAATACATTCCAGGTCTTCAAATTAACTGAAAATATGCGTCTTCAAAGACCAGATTTAGACCAACGGCAAATAGCAGAAATTTATAACTTCTCTTCATGGCTACTTGCAATCGGAGATGGTAACCTTGGTACACCTGATAAAAACGATCCTCAAAACACCAAGACAATAGAAATCCCATCTAATTACATAATACCTTTTCTCGAAAAAGCACTTACTGACCTTATCCATTTCATATATGACGATGACACCTTATAG